Proteins co-encoded in one Spirosoma endbachense genomic window:
- a CDS encoding sulfite oxidase yields the protein MAFLNPTHNHFDRRGFLKKSSLATLATLIGTDIVFADRLPQHYLPLAFEVDPMATKNKGLVVLNDKPWNVETPAHLLDDAITPADKLFIRNNGLIPEKIDPETWTLTINGESVKQAKTYKLDDLKKRFKHYTYQLVLECAGNGRAGYFPKTAGNQWTDGGVGCAEWTGVRLKDVLADVGLKDDAVYIGYYGKDLHISLDPKKEVISRGVPMRKALEDETLLAWAMNGQDIPLVHGAPLRLVVGGWPASTSGKWLHTIAIRNKVHDGAKMTGKSYKVPINPVEPGVDPPEDQFRIIESMPVKSIITFPQTGAMLTKGQSLTLRGHAWAGDRSVRDVAVSVDFGATWQKADLKPPKNRLAWQQWTAEVKLPQSGYYEIWARATDSAGVAQPMVMPQWNPEGYCNNACHRIAVKIG from the coding sequence ATGGCTTTCCTTAACCCAACTCATAATCACTTCGACCGCCGGGGTTTTCTCAAAAAAAGCTCTCTGGCTACGCTTGCTACCCTGATTGGGACTGACATCGTCTTTGCTGATCGATTACCCCAACATTATCTCCCGCTGGCCTTCGAGGTTGATCCAATGGCCACAAAAAATAAAGGACTGGTCGTTTTGAACGATAAGCCCTGGAATGTTGAAACCCCCGCCCATCTACTCGATGATGCCATTACGCCCGCCGACAAACTCTTTATTCGGAATAATGGCCTGATTCCAGAAAAGATTGATCCGGAGACCTGGACACTAACCATTAATGGTGAGTCGGTTAAACAAGCCAAAACCTACAAACTTGACGACTTAAAGAAACGCTTCAAGCACTATACCTATCAATTGGTGCTGGAATGCGCGGGAAATGGGCGAGCCGGTTATTTCCCAAAAACGGCAGGAAATCAATGGACAGACGGGGGTGTCGGCTGTGCAGAATGGACAGGGGTTCGGTTAAAAGATGTTCTGGCCGACGTTGGCCTGAAAGATGATGCGGTGTACATTGGGTATTATGGAAAAGATCTGCACATAAGCCTCGACCCGAAAAAAGAAGTGATCTCCCGGGGCGTCCCGATGCGGAAAGCCCTTGAAGATGAAACGCTACTTGCCTGGGCCATGAATGGGCAGGATATTCCGCTGGTTCACGGCGCACCGTTAAGACTGGTCGTGGGCGGGTGGCCTGCGTCTACGTCCGGGAAGTGGCTGCATACGATAGCCATCCGCAACAAAGTTCACGATGGTGCCAAGATGACGGGCAAAAGTTATAAAGTGCCGATCAACCCTGTTGAACCCGGTGTTGATCCCCCCGAAGATCAGTTTCGGATTATTGAATCGATGCCCGTCAAATCGATTATCACATTCCCGCAAACGGGTGCTATGCTCACGAAAGGTCAATCGCTTACCCTTCGTGGCCATGCCTGGGCAGGCGACCGATCGGTGCGAGATGTAGCTGTATCGGTTGATTTTGGCGCAACCTGGCAAAAAGCCGACCTGAAACCGCCTAAAAACCGGCTTGCCTGGCAACAGTGGACGGCAGAAGTAAAGCTTCCTCAATCGGGCTATTACGAAATCTGGGCACGAGCCACCGACAGCGCCGGTGTAGCACAGCCAATGGTTATGCCCCAATGGAATCCGGAGGGATACTGTAACAATGCCTGCCATCGAATTGCGGTAAAAATTGGGTAA
- a CDS encoding adenylosuccinate synthase, giving the protein MVDVLLGLQWGDEGKGKIVDVLAPQYQVVARFQGGPNAGHTLEFNGFKHVLHQIPSGVFRDDILNIIGNGVVLDPIVFRKEIDGLAKFNLALTKNLQISKKASIIIPTHRLLDAAYEQAKGESKIGSTLRGIGPTYQDKVARQGLRVGDILSPNFQEKYGKLVAIHKVILEQNNFDYASVLPQAEIDFFAAVEFMKQFQLTDSEYEVNQALSDGRKVLAEGAQGSLLDIDFGSYPFVTSSNTMTAGACTGLGVAPRQIGEVFGIFKAYCTRVGSGPFPTELSDETGERIRQEGREFGATTGRPRRCGWLDLPALKYAIMINGVTQLVMMKVDVLNIFDEIQICTHYQLPDGTTTEHLPYDLCDTAVIPVYKSFKGWQTDLANIHSFDEMPAELATYVSFLEESLGLPISFISTSPDREAIIYRQAVGIH; this is encoded by the coding sequence ATGGTAGATGTTTTATTAGGCCTCCAGTGGGGCGATGAAGGAAAAGGCAAAATCGTGGACGTGCTGGCGCCACAGTATCAGGTTGTGGCCCGTTTTCAGGGTGGCCCAAATGCCGGGCATACGCTCGAATTCAACGGATTCAAGCATGTTTTACACCAGATCCCATCCGGCGTTTTCCGGGATGATATCCTGAATATTATTGGCAATGGCGTTGTACTCGACCCCATCGTTTTCAGAAAAGAAATTGACGGGCTGGCTAAGTTCAATCTGGCACTGACGAAAAATCTCCAGATTTCGAAAAAAGCGTCAATCATTATTCCAACCCATCGTCTGCTGGATGCGGCCTATGAACAAGCCAAAGGAGAGTCGAAAATTGGATCGACGCTTCGGGGTATTGGGCCAACCTATCAGGATAAAGTGGCCCGACAGGGTTTACGTGTCGGCGATATTCTGTCACCTAATTTTCAGGAGAAATATGGTAAGCTGGTAGCCATTCATAAAGTCATACTGGAGCAGAATAATTTCGATTATGCTTCGGTACTTCCTCAGGCTGAAATTGATTTTTTTGCCGCGGTGGAGTTTATGAAGCAATTCCAGTTGACCGACAGCGAATATGAAGTCAATCAGGCTTTAAGTGATGGTCGCAAGGTGCTGGCTGAGGGTGCACAGGGATCACTGCTCGACATTGATTTTGGCTCCTATCCGTTCGTAACCTCGTCGAACACGATGACGGCCGGTGCCTGCACCGGGCTAGGTGTAGCTCCCCGTCAAATCGGTGAGGTCTTTGGAATTTTTAAAGCCTATTGCACCCGGGTTGGCAGTGGTCCCTTCCCTACCGAACTCTCTGATGAAACGGGCGAACGTATCCGGCAGGAAGGCCGCGAATTTGGTGCCACAACGGGGCGTCCCCGCCGGTGTGGATGGCTCGATTTGCCTGCCCTGAAATACGCCATTATGATCAATGGTGTTACCCAGTTGGTGATGATGAAAGTAGATGTGCTGAATATCTTCGATGAAATTCAGATTTGCACCCATTATCAGCTTCCCGATGGTACGACAACCGAGCATTTACCCTATGATCTTTGCGATACAGCGGTGATTCCGGTTTATAAATCATTCAAAGGCTGGCAGACTGATCTGGCGAATATTCATTCGTTCGATGAGATGCCGGCCGAACTGGCAACCTACGTCAGCTTCCTCGAAGAATCACTTGGGTTACCGATTAGTTTTATCTCGACCAGCCCCGATCGCGAAGCCATCATCTACCGGCAGGCAGTAGGCATTCACTGA
- a CDS encoding HNH endonuclease, giving the protein MSSSNYVPLTVRKLVALRAGYSYEYCLLPEADSFIGYEVDHIISLKHGGSSNEANLTYSCPDCNRNKGSDIASIDWETMQITRFF; this is encoded by the coding sequence ATGTCAAGCAGTAATTATGTTCCACTTACTGTCCGAAAACTGGTTGCTTTACGAGCCGGATATAGTTATGAATATTGCTTACTACCGGAAGCAGACTCGTTCATCGGATATGAAGTCGATCACATAATTAGTCTGAAACATGGGGGTTCCAGTAATGAAGCAAATTTAACATATTCCTGTCCGGATTGTAATCGAAATAAGGGCAGTGACATTGCTTCCATCGACTGGGAGACAATGCAGATTACGCGTTTTTTTTAA
- a CDS encoding DUF3291 domain-containing protein: MMHHLAQLNIARMHVPDINHPIMADFVAQLDPINQLAEESDGFVWRLKGDGNDATEFRPFDDERIIVNMSVWESPEHLQAFVFKSRHTDVMKERRKWFEKPDQLMTVLWWIPVGHIPTITEAKERLEHLNKVGSGPQAFTFRDIQPMPEAIVPSTL, from the coding sequence ATGATGCATCATCTTGCCCAGCTTAACATTGCCCGAATGCACGTGCCGGATATCAATCATCCGATCATGGCCGACTTTGTGGCACAACTCGACCCGATCAACCAATTGGCCGAAGAAAGTGATGGGTTTGTCTGGCGGTTAAAAGGGGATGGCAATGATGCCACTGAGTTTCGACCATTCGACGATGAGCGTATTATTGTCAACATGTCGGTTTGGGAGTCACCGGAGCATTTACAGGCGTTTGTGTTCAAGAGCAGGCACACAGACGTGATGAAAGAACGCCGGAAATGGTTTGAAAAACCAGATCAGCTGATGACGGTATTGTGGTGGATTCCGGTTGGTCATATTCCCACAATTACGGAAGCCAAAGAACGACTTGAGCACCTTAATAAAGTTGGGTCGGGGCCGCAGGCCTTTACATTCCGCGACATTCAGCCAATGCCGGAGGCAATCGTTCCGTCAACTTTATAA